In a single window of the Acipenser ruthenus chromosome 42, fAciRut3.2 maternal haplotype, whole genome shotgun sequence genome:
- the LOC117401025 gene encoding activin receptor type-1B-like has protein sequence MQGNGHLANMAKNATAFTIVLWAVLLGTCTGLRCNCTQCDRTDFQCETDGACMASTSYINGVEHHVRMCIPARELEPAGQPIYCLSAKDLRNTHCCYTDFCNNVDPGRPSGTPSGFGYTPSGWGPVELAVVIAGPVFLLCVILIVAVFLFQHHQRVYHNRQRLEAEEPSCDHLYLAKDKTLQDLIFDLSTSGSGSGLPLFVQRTVARTIVLQEIIGKGRFGEVWRGKWRGGDVAVKIFSSREERSWFREAEIYQTIMLRHENILGFIAADNKDNGTWTQLWLVSDYHEYGSLFDYLNRYSVTIEGMIKLALSAASGLAHLHMEIVGTQGKPGIAHRDLKSKNILVKKNGMCAIADLGLAVRHDSVTDTIDIAPNQRVGTKRYMAPEVLDETINMKHFDSFKCADIYALGLVYWEIARRCSAGGIHEEYQLPYYELVPSDPSIEEMRKVVCDQKLRPTVPNWWQSYEALKVMGKIMRECWYSNGAARLTALRIKKTLSHLSVLEDVKI, from the exons ATGCAGGGCAATGGGCATCTTGCAAACATGGCTAAGAACGCAACCGCTTTCACGATCGTGTTGTGGGCTGTGCTGCTTGGGACCTGCACCG GCCTGAGATGTAACTGCACGCAATGCGACAGGACGGATTTCCAGTGCGAAACGGACGGGGCGTGCATGGCCTCCACCTCCTACATCAACGGGGTGGAGCACCACGTGCGCATGTGCATCCCAGCCAGGGAGCTGGAGCCTGCCGGCCAGCCCATCTACTGCCTGAGCGCCAAGGACCTGCGAAACACCCACTGCTGCTACACGGACTTCTGCAACAACGTGGACCCGGGCCGGCCCAGCG gCACCCCCAGTGGGTTTGGCTACACGCCCTCCGGCTGGGGCCCGGTGGAGCTGGCCGTGGTGATCGCCGGCCCTGTGTTCCTGCTCTGCGTGATCCTCATCGTGGCCGTCTTCCTGTTCCAGCACCACCAGCGCGTTTACCACAACCGGCAGCGACTCGAGGCGGAGGAGCCCTCCTGCGACCACCTGTACCTGGCCAAGGACAAGACCCTGCAGGACCTGATCTTCGACCTGTCTACCTCGGGGTCCGGCTCCG GCCTCCCCCTGTTTGTGCAGCGCACAGTGGCCCGGACCATCGTTCTGCAGGAGATCATAGGGAAGGGTCGCTTCGGGGAGGTGTGGAGAGGGAAGTGGCGCGGAGGCGACGTGGCCGTGAAGATCTTCTCCTCCCGGGAGGAGCGCTCCTGGTTCAGAGAGGCTGAGATCTACCAGACCATCATGCTGCGGCACGAGAACATCCTGGGCTTCATCGCCGCCGACAACAAGG ACAACGGGACCTGGACTCAGCTGTGGCTGGTGTCAGACTACCATGAGTACGGCTCCCTCTTTGACTACCTGAACCGCTACTCCGTGACCATTGAGGGCATGATCAAGCTGGCCCTGTCCGCAGCCAGTGGCCTGGCCCACCTGCACATGGAGATCGTCGGCACGCAAG GTAAGCCTGGTATTGCACACAGAGACCTGAAGTCCAAGAACATCCTGGTGAAGAAGAACGGCATGTGTGCCATCGCGGACCTGGGGCTGGCAGTGCGGCACGACTCTGTGACCGACACCATCGACATCGCACCCAACCAGCGCGTCGGCACCAAGAG GTACATGGCCCCTGAGGTTCTGGACGAGACGATCAACATGAAGCACTTCGACTCGTTCAAGTGTGCGGATATCTACGCTCTGGGCCTGGTCTACTGGGAGATCGCTCGCCGGTGCAGTGCGGGAG GAATCCATGAAGAGTACCAGCTCCCATACTACGAGCTGGTGCCCTCTGACCCCTCCATCGAAGAGATGCGCAAGGTCGTGTGTGACCAGAAACTGCGGCCCACCGTTCCCAACTGGTGGCAGAGCTACGAG GCGCTGAAGGTGATGGGGAAGATCATGAGGGAGTGCTGGTACTCGAATGGGGCGGCCAGACTCACGGCTCTGCGGATCAAGAAGACCCTCTCCCACCTCAGCGTTCTGGAAGACGTCAAGATCTGA